A genomic segment from Chrysemys picta bellii isolate R12L10 chromosome 11, ASM1138683v2, whole genome shotgun sequence encodes:
- the ACKR3 gene encoding atypical chemokine receptor 3, producing MSAIDLTSILDLLDVGNFSDSNWTCNNGDCIIVDTLSCPSTLNKSVLLYSLSIFYIFIFVIGLVANSVVVWVNLQAKATGYETHLYIFNLAIADLCVVITLPVWVVSLVQHNQWHMGEITCKITHLIFSINLFGSIFFLACMSMDRYLSVAYFTNSSNCKKKIIRRFICIFVWFLAFCVSLPDTYYLKTVSSNNETYCRPLYPEESFKEWLVGMELISVVLGFAIPFPIIALFYFLLARTISSSSDQERKSNGKIIFSYVVVFLVCWLPYHVVVLLDIFSVLHFIPFSCQMENFLYAALHVTQCFSLIHCCVNPILYSFINRNYRYELMKAFIFKYSAKTGLTKLIDASRVSEAEYSALEQNAK from the coding sequence ATGAGTGCAATTGACTTGACTTCCATCCTCGATCTTCTGGATGTGGGAAATTTCTCTGATAGCAACTGGACGTGCAACAATGGAGACTGCATCATTGTGGACACACTCTCATGCCCTAGCACACTTAATAAAAGTGTCTTACTGTACAGCCTCTCTATCTTCTACATCTTTATCTTTGTGATAGGGCTGGTGGCCAACTCGGTGGTTGTCTGGGTCAATCTCCAGGCCAAAGCGACTGGTTATGAAACCCACCTCTACATCTTCAATCTAGCCATCGCCGACCTGTGCGTTGTCATCACCCTTCCAGTCTGGGTGGTCTCCCTTGTCCAGCATAACCAATGGCACATGGGAGAAATCACATGCAAGATCACTCACCTTATATTTTCCATCAACTTGTTTGGGAGCATCTTCTTCCTGGCATGTATGAGTATGGACCGCTACCTCTCAGTTGCCTACTTCACCAATTCCAGTAACTGCAAGAAGAAGATCATCCGACGCTTCATCTGCATCTTTGTGTGGTTTCTTGCCTTCTGTGTCTCTCTCCCAGACACCTATTACCTGAAGACTGTCTCTTCAAACAATGAAACTTACTGCCGCCCTCTCTATCCAGAGGAGAGCTTCAAAGAGTGGCTAGTTGGCATGGAGCTCATCTCTGTTGTGTTGGGCTTTGCCATTCCTTTTCCCATCATTGCccttttttattttctccttgCAAGGACCATCTCTTCCTCCAGTGACCAAGAAAGGAAGAGCAATGGGAAAATCATTTTCTCTTACGTTGTTGTGTTTCTTGTCTGCTGGCTGCCCTACCACGTGGTCGTCCTGCTCGACATCTTCTCGGTCCTTCATTTTATACCCTTCAGTTGTCAAATGGAGAACTTTCTGTATGCGGCTCTTCACGTCACCCAGTGTTTCTCCCTCATCCATTGCTGCGTCAACCCCATACTCTACAGCTTCATCAACCGAAATTACAGATACGAGCTCATGAAAGCCTTTATTTTCAAGTACTCGGCCAAAACAGGCCTCACCAAACTTATTGATGCTTCCAGAGTATCCGAAGCTGAGTACTCTGCTCTGGAGCAAAATGCCAAATGA